In Pristiophorus japonicus isolate sPriJap1 chromosome 3, sPriJap1.hap1, whole genome shotgun sequence, the sequence GACATTTTCAGTAAATTTCTCTTTCAAAAACAGTCAAAAAATAATAACAGATCTATTTTACATTGCAGAAAATATGTACTGATTATAGGTTTACAGTGTTCTGTAACAATACTACTCCATTTTACAGCAACCAGATTTAGATTAGTTCTGCGTTTGTTCAACTCCAGTTTTTGCATTTGAATCTAATTTACTTCACACGGCAAAAAGATACACTCAAATTCAAAAATCACAGTTCAATCCCAACTATTTTGAACACTGAAAACTGATCTCCTGAAAAATGTACTGAATTATCATTTACTGAAACGTTAAAATCAGTGCTCTCAGTTTTCCTTCAACAAACAGCTTGATAGAGGATGTAAATGACATCATAATGGTAATATATTcaagcgctttctctctctctcgtataTGTATACACAGATAATCTTGTGTTTGAATGTCAATTGATAAGCTTGATTTCATCTTTGAATCATTCAAACCATCCTCACTTTGATAAGATAGCCCCAATATATGGCTGCTATTGTTTAAATCCTCTTCTCTACTGTAAATAAGTTGACAGCACAGTTTTAACATTGGACAAAGTTAAATGCTCTCTCTATAAAATATAtgtgtcacacacacatacaacgtAACCAGTAAAATCACCCAGTTATCCAATCCACACCTTAAAAGCAGTTATTTTCACACTATTTACATAATATGCTAGTAAAAATATAAATTGAATACATTAAAATACAAACTTTTTATTTAAATTCATCAAATGATAATCTGACATATTTTAGCAGAACTTTATCCAGTACCTGCTGTAGGACAGGTAAGATAATGCATTCAAGGTAACCAGATGCAGCCTTCTTAAAAAAAAGTAACACCCATATATAATGAATGAAATAAATATGGATATTATGTAGGCTAAGCAAGTCACACTGTACTGGATAGCTAGACCAGTGTCACTGTAGTCCTAAACCAAACTCTATCTTCTCTGGTCTGTGCATCACTTATTTGATCTAATTTATATGACATACTTAATTACCAAGAGGCAAATTTAGGTTGAAAATCTTGGAGGTTGCACATTCCTCTTAAGCAAGTAACACAATTACATAAGCAATACATGTATAATAAATAAATCACTTTTAGCAAAAGCATTATTTGTTAATCCCTTGATCCTTATTTGTTAATACACAATTTTTAAATGAACTAAAAGCATACACCCAACTTATGTTTTACTGAAAATATACAGTACAAGAGCATTTCAATTAGATCCTGTTTATGATAGTAATTACAGTTAATAACTGTTAGGTTAAACTATTCAGTATTCATACCTCTGACAATAGGATCCATAATGAGCAGTTTAAGCTACTTTTCTGCCGTAAAAACATTATCACTGTCTTTCAGTGAATTGGCAGACAGCTGGTTGGAAACTGAGTGGCAACTAGAAGCATTTGTAAACCATTCATGTATTATTTTAGTATATTTAGCATCGAAGGTGTTTTTTGCTTGACATCTCATTCCAGATTCTCTGCATTTCTTCAGGAGATATCTGGTGCACTGTAATTACTCTACGATACCTGCACAGACTGTACGAAACCTTCCAGTGATTGAAACCACTATTCTGAAAGGGATGAATGCCAAGCTTTCGCAGACATAGTCCAACATAGACGTCCTCAAGATGCAGCATCCTAGTATGAAGAGATGTTTTGTAAATAGCTTCAGCCACATCAGTAGAAAATACATACCCTGTGCCTGAACAGAACGGTGGGTAATTGCTGTCCGGGTATAAATCTCTGGACATGTACCACTTGCTGCGAATGTCCCGTATAGGTCCCCCATTGATGACATAGCCAGTAAAATACCTTCTCCGGGGCTTCGTGTTTGGCTTGAGTAATTTATAGATTAAATTGTCCATGTTAACAAAAATATCACTGTCAGTTTTCATTACATATTTTGCTTTTGAACAGAAGTTGGCTATCCACTtcacacccattaaagttttcagagTAAGATTGTGGTAGGAATCCACAAAGTCTTCCACAATTATATCATGAAAAATTTGGCTCTCCTGTTCTACCATCTGATTCAAATCGTGGTCTATGTTTTTTCCAAGCAGAAACAAAGTGATCAGTTGTATTCCTTTGTAGTTGTTTTCATCTCCCCATGTTTCCCGTATGGCCTGACGTGCATCAAACTCTTTGTGCGTTGTGCTTATAAGGATCACTAAGAAAGGGCCTTCTTCACATTTGTTAGGCTCATTAATAAGGTAATTGAAATTATGTGGGTTCAGTGACCGAGTTCGAATGTTAGTAAAGCTGACATTTTTTCTGTCAACTGTAATACGTGAAAATGAACTGTGTCTAACAAAAGAGGACGAGGGACGAGTTGCACTCAAGTACCAAAGAGCGCTTGCCCAGCAAACAACTGTTAAAATATATAAACACGAGACTTTCGAAGGCATTTTGATGTTCCTTTTATGCTACATCATGTCACATAGAAGACAACATTGCTGCAGAACCAAATGGTCAATTTTTGAGGCTTATGACATTATGTACAACAAGCTCATGAAAATTCAACCATTCTGTTCAAGCAGGAATCCTTGCTGATTCTCTGCAAGGTCACTCTGTACATGGCTAATTAGTATAGTTTCACATATATCTGTGGACAAAAAGAAATAAAAAATGCATTAATATACAATCTACCAAATTTTACAATTGATTTCTGTTATTAACTAAAATTGACTAAGATTACAGTCACTATTGTTAGGTAATTTAATTAATAGTCCTTATCTAATCTAATGCTGCTAGATTATTAGAACAATGTAActggacagcatcaatcaagaaatttgAAGGTTGTATTGAGAAGTTCAAACTAAGTTGTTGAATATAGCAACAAAATAAGCCAAGCCATCCCTGTACCACAGGAAAGGTTGAAAGGGAAGAATGTTCCTTCCACCAGGAAGTGCCATACTCTACCTTGAAGTCTACACACACTAAATGATGGTATTTATCCTGCAATGTAAATTATCCTGTAACATAAATCAAGACCAATTTATTCTCCTGGACCAGTTTTAATCACCTAATGGGGTCGGTGAAGAAATGTCGGGCTTAATTTCCCTATACGGCCAGGTTTTTATCCCCatttttttggcctctcccaggagattgcgttGCTTCGGGCAGATGGAGGTGTATGTACTGTGACGGACAAGGCAAAAAGACATcataattgtgtgggacaggctgaatTGACATTTCCCATGTCACTTTCGCATATTGGTTATTATGTTACTAgcctccttgctactggaccaaaacctagctctgtcgagcctgtgtggtggctggtgtgcaacggccaccacacattaaaaaatccacgcacaggcatcttccacccttcaagatttagttcgggacctggaatttcagatccttcattgaaacacctgtgaactttctgacgtgaaagcaagtcatcctcgattcgagggactgcctatgatgatgatgactagcccCTCAGCAATGTATCTTTGCTATTCAGAAAATATTGTCTCCACCTCATCTTTACAATTCATGTTGAATAATCTTTAATGGCCCGTGTGTAACTGGGGATTCCTATTGTCTTTGGACATGTGTGTTAAAGTATGAAACTACATGCTAAATATCTCGACTGCCAGTGGGAGTGTCTGCACTCTTTAAACAAACAGTTAAATTAACTTTGGGCATGTTTAAAAACTGCACTGGAGATCCCGGAGCACTTTTAATACGGTATTAGAGCCATTATCCATGTGGTATCAAACTCAACCAGTGTGAAACTGTACTCCAGTTAATTTCATACTGCTCTGGGTCTCAACTCCAAAGTTATTCTGTATCTTCAACACTAAAGTTCCAGTATTTATGCATCTTTGCCCAAAATTTCAGTATTATCCTACTTAACGCTTCTCTTAAATCTCAGACAATAGGGTagatttgactttgtgcgatagggtAAAACATGTGATAGAAAATCGGCAGCCAATTTTAAATCTGTTCTGATTTTCATttgcattgacttcaatggaaataaaattcAGGAACAATGTAAAACATGCTGCTGATTCACTATCAtccatcgcacaaagtcaaaatctaccgcaATATGCTCCAAAAGTCAGAGTCataacagcacagaaggtggccattcggcccatcaagtccatgccagctctctgtagagaaatccagtcagtcccattcccccgcgctTTCTCTTTAGTGCCGATCCAATTTCGTTTTGAAATCATTGATAGTGTCCGCTTCCACCATCCTAATCAGCAGCAAATTCCAAGTCattatcactcgctgcgtaaaaaagttcttcctcacatcccccgtATTTTGTActgaaaaccttaaatctgtgtcccctacttCTTGTATCATCAGTTAATTGGAACAGCCTTTTTCTGTCGACcttatccaaacccgtcagaatcttgtacaccactatcaaatctcccctcaacctcctttgctccaatgaAAATAACCCCAACTTCTCAAATTTAACCTTGTAACTAAAATCTCTCACccttggaaccattctggtaaatctcctctgcaccctctcaaggaccttcacattcttcctaaaatctggtgaccagaactggacacaatactctcgTTGTGGCCTAAGCGGAGCTTTATaaaagttcagcataacttccctgcttttgtactcaatacctctattgatgaagcccaatatcccatatgctttgctaactactctctcaatatgtcctgccacttTAAAGATTTATACACATAAACTTCATGTTCCTCTGTCTCTGCACCCTCTTTAGActgtgccatgaagtctatcttgCCTCTCCCTATGCCTTCTGCCAAAATGCAACACCTCACACTttctattaaattccatctgccacttgtctgcccattctgctagcctatcgatgtcctgttgcagtcaattggtatcatcctcactgtttgccacacctccaagtttggcATCAACAAATTTTGAAATgttactctgtattccaatatccaagtcataatataaatatacacacacacacacatacatacacacacatacatatatacacatacacacaaatatatatatatatatatacacatacatatatacacacacatacatataaatatatacatacacacacatatacacacacatacatataaatatatacatacacacacatatacacatacatatatacatacacacacaatgtatacacacacacacatatatatatatatatacacacacacacacgtatatacacacacacacacacgtatatacacacacacacgtatacacacacacacacgtatatatacacacacacacgtatacatacacacacacacgtatacacacatatatacacacacacacgtatacacacacacacacacgtatacacacacacacacgtaaacaCACATGCCCACACACACACGTAAACACACATGCccatacacacacgtatatacacacacagatatacacgcacacacacacacgtgtatacacacacacacacacacacatggatatacacacacacacacacggatatacacgcacacacacacacatgtatatacacgcacacacacacatacgtgtacgcacacacacacatacgtgtatacacacacacacgtgtatatacacacacacgtgtatacacacacacacgtgtatatacacacacacgtgtatatacacacacacgtgtatatacacacacacgtgtatacacacacacgtgtatatacacacacacacgtgtatacacacacacacatgtgtgtatacacacacacacgtgtatatacacacacacacacgtatatacacccacacacacacacaagtatatacacccacacacacacgtacacgtatatatacacacacgtacacgTATACACACgcatgtatatacacacacgtatacacacacgtatacacacacacacacgtatacacacacacacgtatacacacacacacgtatacacacacacgtatatacaaacacacacacaatgtatacacacacgtatacacacacacacacacacacacgtgtgtacacacacacgtatacacacacacacatatatacacacacgtacacaatgtatacacacacgtatacacacacacgcactgtatacacacacacacgtatacacacacacacgtatacacacgcgtatacacacacatatacacacacgcgtatacacacacacacgtatgcacacatacacacacgtatacacacatacgcatgcacacacacatgccCACACACAGACATGTATATACACAAATACACacggatatacacacacacacacacgtgcatatacacacacacacgtgtatatacacacacacataaacgtatacacacacacacacacacacacgtatatacacacacacgtacacgtatatacacacacacgtacacgtatatacacacacacgtacacgtatatacacacacacgtacacgtatatacacacacacgtatatacacacacacacacacgtatacacacacacacgtatacacacacacgtatacacacacacgtatacacacacacgtgtgtacacacacacacatatacacacacacacgtatacacacgcatgtatacacacacacgtatacacacgtatacacacacatacatacacacacacatacatacacacacacacacatacatatacacacacatacatatacacacacgtatatatacacacacacacaatgtatacacacacacacacgtatacacacacacgtatacacacgcacgtatatacacacacacacgcgcgtatacacacacacacgtatacacacaggaaaaagagtgggcgagcgatagtgataggggattcaattgtaaggggaatagataggcgtttctgcggccgcaaccgagactccaggatggtatgttgcctccctggtgcaagggtcaaggatgtctcggagcgggtgcaggacattctaaaaagggagggagaacagccagttgtcatggtgcacgttggtaccaatgacataggtaaaaaaagggatgagttcctacgaaatgaatttaaggagctaggaactaaattaaaaagtaggacctcaaaagtagtaatctcgggattgctaccagtgccacgtgctagtcagagtaggaatcgcaggatagctcagatgaatacgtggcttgagcaatggtgcagcagggagggattcaaattcctggggcattggaaccggttctgggggaggtgggaccagtacaatccggacggtctgcacctgggcagaatcggaaccaatgtcctcgggggagtgtttgctagtgctgttggggaggagttaaactaatatggcagggggatgggaaccaatgcagggagatagagggaaacaaaaaggaggcaaaaacaaaagacagaaaggagatgaggaaaagtagagggcagagaaacccaaggcaaagaacaaaaagggccattgtacagcaaaattctaaaaggacagagggtgttaaaaaaacaagcctaaaggctttgtgtcttaatgcaaggagtatccgcaataaggtggatgaattaactgtgcaaatagatgttaacaaatatgatgtgattgggattacggagacgtggctccaggatgagcagggctgggaactcaacatccaggggtattcaacattcaggaaggatagaataaaaggaaaaggaggtggggtagcattgctggttaaggaggagattaaggcaatagttaggaaggacattagcttggatgatgtggaatctatatgggtagagctgcagaacaccaaagggcaaaaaacgttagtgggagttgtgtacagacctccaaacagtagtagtgatgttggggagggcatcaaacatgaaattaggggtgcgtgcaataaaggtgcagcagttataatgggtgactttaatatgcacatagattgggctaaccaaactggaagcaatacggtggaggaggattttctggagtgcataagggatggtttttttagaccaatatgttgaggaaccaactaggggggaggccatcttagactgggtgttatataatgagagaggattaattagcaatctcgttgtgcgaggccccttggggaagagtgaccataatatggtggaattctgcattgggatggagaatgaaacagttaattcagagaccatggtccagaacttaaagaaggctaactttgaaggtatgaggcgtgaattggctgggatggattggcgaatgatacttaaggggttgactgtggatgggcaatggcagacatttagagaccgcatggatgaactacaacaattgtacattcctgtctggcataaaaataaaaaagggaaggtggctcaaccgtggctatcaagggaaatcagggatagtattaaggccaaggaagtggcatacaaattggccagaaatagcagcgaacctggggactgggagaaatttagaactcagcagaggaggacaaagggtttgattagggcagggaaaatggagtatgagaagaagcttgcagggaacattaagacggattgcaaaagtttctatagatatgtaaagagaaaaaggttagtaaagacaaacgtaggtccgctgcagtcagaatcaggggaagtcataacggggaacaaagaaatggcggaccaattgaacaagtactttggtttggtattcacgaaggaggacacgaacaaccttccggttataaaaggggtcggggggtctagtaaggaggaggaactgagggaaatccttattagccgggaaattgtgttggggaaattgatgggattgaaggccgataaatccccagggcctgatggactgcatcccagagtacttaaggagatggccttggaaatagtggatgcgttgacagtcattttccaacattccattgactctggatcagttcctatggagtggagggtagccaatgtaaccccactttttaaaaaaggagggagagaaaacagggaattatagaccggtcagcctgacatcggtagtgggtaaaatgatggaatcaattattaaggatgtcatagcagtgcatttggaaagaggtgacatgataggtccaagtcagcatggatttgtgaaagggaaatcatgcttgacaaatcttctggaattttttgaggatgtttccagtagagtggataagggagaaccagttgatgtggtatatttggactttcagaaggcgttcgacaaggtcccacacaagagattgatgtgcaaagttagagcacatgggattgggggtagtgtactgacatggattgagaactggttgtcagacaggaagcaaagagtaggagtaaatgggtacttttcagaatggcagacagtgactagtggggtaccgcaaggttctgtgctggggccccagctgtttacactgtacattaatgatttagatgaggggattaaatgtagtatctccaaatttgcagatgacactaagttgggtggcagtgtgagctgcgaggaggatgctgtgaggctgcagagcgacttggataggttaggtgagtgggcaaatgcatggcagatgaagtataatgtggataaatgtgaggttatccactttggtggtaaaaacagagagacagactattatctgaatggtgacagattaggaaaagggaggtgcaaagagacctgggtgtcatggtacatcagtcattgaaggttggcatgcaggtgcagcaggcggttaagaaagcaaatggcatgttggccttcatagcaaggggatttgagtacaggggcagggaggtgttgctacagttgtacagggcattggtgaggccacacctggagtattgtgtacagttttggtctcctaacctgaggaaggacattcttgctattgagggagtgcagcgaaggttcaccagactgattcccgggatggcgggactgacctatcaagaaagactggatcaactgggcttgtattcactggagttcagaagaatgagaggggacctcatagaaacatttaaaattctgacggggttagacaggttagatgcaggaagaatgttcccaatgttggggaagtccagaaccagaggtcacagtctaaggataaggggtaagccatttagcaccgagatgcggaggaacttcttcacccagagagtggtgaacctgtggaattctctaccacagaaagttgttgaggccaattcactaaatatattcaaaaagggagttagatgaggtccttactactagggggatcaaggggtatggcgagaaagcaggaatggggtactgaagttgaatgttcagccatgaactcattgaatggcggtgcaggctagaagggctgaatggcctactcctgcacctattttctatgtttctatgtttctatacacacacacacacacacacttatacacacacacacacacacacacacacacatgtatacacacatacgcacgcacacacacatgcccatacacacgtatatacacacacacacacacacacggatatacacgcacacacacacggatatacacgcacacacacacacggatatacacgcacacacacacacacacgtgtatatacacacacacacatacaagtatatacacccacacacatacaagtatatacacccacacacatacaagtatatacacccacacacacacgtatatacacaaacacgtatacacacacacgtatacacacacgcacgtatacacacacacgtatacacacacgcacgtatacacacacacgtatacacacacacacgtatatacaaacacacacacaatgtatacacacacgtatatacacacacgtgtgcacacacacacacgtgtgcacacacacacgtatacacacacatatacacacacatacacacacacatacacacacacacacgtatatacacacacacgtatacatacACACGTAcacaatgtatacacacacacacgtatacacacacgcactgtatacacacacacacgtataaatacacacacacacacgtacacgtatatatacacacacacacgtacacacacacgtatatatacacacacacacacatatacacacacacgtatatacacacacacacacacacgtatacacacacacacacacacacgtatacacacacacacacacgtatatacacacacacatacacacacatacacacacacgtatatatacagacacacacacacatacaatgtatacacacacacacgtacaccatgtatacacacacacaatgtatacacacacaatgtatacacacacacacgtatatacacacacacgtatacacacacacacgtatgcacacatacacacacgtatacacacatacgcacgcacacacacatgcccacacacagatatgtatatacACAAACCCACAcggatatacacacgcacacacacacgtgtacacacacgtgtacacacacatacacacacacacacgtacacacacacacacgtacacacacacacacgtacatacacacacgtacacacacacacgtacacacacgtgtacacacacgcccgtgtacacacacacgccagtgtacacacacacgccagtgtacacacacacccgagtatacacgtgtatatacacacacacacgtatatacacacacacacacacgtgtatacacacacacatgtatacacacacacacgtgtatatatacacacacacacacacacgtgtatatacacacacacacgtgtatatacacacttatacacacacatatacacacacatatacacaaacacacacgtatatacacagacacacacacgtatatacacaaacacacacacacgcgtatatacacaaacacacacacgtatatacacaaccacacacacaca encodes:
- the b3galt1b gene encoding beta-1,3-galactosyltransferase 1, producing MPSKVSCLYILTVVCWASALWYLSATRPSSSFVRHSSFSRITVDRKNVSFTNIRTRSLNPHNFNYLINEPNKCEEGPFLVILISTTHKEFDARQAIRETWGDENNYKGIQLITLFLLGKNIDHDLNQMVEQESQIFHDIIVEDFVDSYHNLTLKTLMGVKWIANFCSKAKYVMKTDSDIFVNMDNLIYKLLKPNTKPRRRYFTGYVINGGPIRDIRSKWYMSRDLYPDSNYPPFCSGTGYVFSTDVAEAIYKTSLHTRMLHLEDVYVGLCLRKLGIHPFQNSGFNHWKVSYSLCRYRRVITVHQISPEEMQRIWNEMSSKKHLRC